The following coding sequences are from one Musa acuminata AAA Group cultivar baxijiao chromosome BXJ1-6, Cavendish_Baxijiao_AAA, whole genome shotgun sequence window:
- the LOC135675509 gene encoding protein sym-1-like has translation MLRCSAKMVALLPNSRIVASHGLGLPRIPFARFRNLHRFASDCGRKRLPGARYPLGPFFSFTNPPSSVGFGGVVRLLSSGFEPKGFDSLRLRAASDGGGSGGPTDGDGGSGGGGGDESGGGNDRFFLSWYLMALDKYPVITKAITSALLTLIGDLICQLLVDQVTKLDLRRTFVFTFLGLVLVGPTLHFWYLYLSKLVTFPGASGAFLRLILDQFVFSPIFIGVFLSSVIALEGRPSQIKQKLQQEWFSAVLANWQLWIPFQFLNFRFVPQKFQVLAANFVALAWNVILSFKAHKEIVLK, from the exons ATGCTACGCTGCAGCGCAAAAATGGTGGCACTTCTCCCCAATTCCCGCATCGTCGCCTCCCACGGCCTCGGCCTTCCTCGCATTCCCTTCGCCCGATTCCGCAACTTGCATCGTTTCGCTTCGGATTGCGGTAGGAAGAGGCTTCCTGGTGCCCGCTATCCGCTCGGCCCCTTCTTTTCCTTCACGAATCCCCCCTCTTCCGTTGGGTTTGGAGGTGTGGTTCGTCTTCTGTCGTCCGGATTTGAGCCGAAGGGTTTCGATTCCCTGCGGCTTCGAGCCGCTTCTGATGGTGGTGGTTCTGGCGGTCCCACCGATGGTGACGGTGGCTCCGGCGGTGGAGGTGGAGACGAGAGCGGTGGTGGGAACGATCGATTCTTTTTGTCGTG GTACTTGATGGCACTTGATAAATATCCAGTGATAACTAAAGCTATTACATCTGCACTTCTAACTCTTATTGGAGATTTAATTTGCCAG CTATTGGTTGATCAGGTAACCAAGTTGGATTTAAGGCGAACATTTGTGTTTACTTTCTTGGGGCTTGTGCTAGTGGGTCCCACATTGCATTTCTG GTACTTGTATTTGTCTAAGTTGGTCACATTTCCTGGAGCATCAGGTGCATTCTTGCGCCTTATCCTTGACCAG TTTGTCTTCTCTCCCATCTTCATAGGAGTCTTTCTTAGCTCAGTTATTGCCTTGGAAggaaggccttctcaaataaaGCAGAAGCTTCAACAG GAGTGGTTTTCAGCAGTGCTAGCAAATTGGCAATTGTGGATACCCTTCCAATTTCTTAACTTTCGGTTTGTTCCTCAGAAGTTTCAG GTTCTAGCTGCGAACTTTGTCGCTCTTGCATGGAATGTGATTCTCTCATTTAAAGCCCATAAAGAAATTGTGCTGAAATAG